A portion of the Sabethes cyaneus chromosome 3, idSabCyanKW18_F2, whole genome shotgun sequence genome contains these proteins:
- the LOC128744014 gene encoding ninjurin-1 — MASILPAALNGGDSDRVLKSMDANRYATKKTIAQGMLDIALLTANASQLKYILQVGEKHEFYTLMLTLISISIILQIAQGVACIVLANFDINKEVNHKIANLVQNVSLGFNLSTVVVNIMINALEVKQMNDQGSGFPGSLIKEE, encoded by the exons ATGGCTTCGATCCTACCAGCAGCCCTCAACGGAGGCGATAGTGACCGTGTC CTGAAATCGATGGATGCCAATCGGTATGCTACCAAGAAAACGATCGCCCAGGGTATGCTGGACATTGCTCTGCTGACGGCCAACGCTTCCCAGCTGAAATATATCCTGCAAGTTGGCGAAAAGCACGAGTTCTACACTTTGATGCTCACACTGATTAGTATCTCCATCATACTTCAG ATCGCCCAGGGTGTAGCCTGTATCGTGCTCGCTAACTTCGACATAAACAAAGAGGTCAACCATAAAATAGCCAACCTGGTCCAGAACGTATCGCTCGGCTTTAACTTGTCCACGGTTGTGGTCAACATAATGATCAACGCACTGGAGGTGAAACAAATGAATGATCAGGGTTCAGGTTTTCCTGGATCGCTCATCAAGGAGGAGTAA
- the LOC128739581 gene encoding odorant receptor 94a-like yields the protein MLFLVAFFLIYLGTILAGLLITNTIDQLFSEALYMSLTEIAMGVKTYHLFKHFYTIYHLHQVAISKDFQPVNEEESQLARKLLWKVNFCYLLYQTWVVLINLSAISLLFDGQYKLPYFSWVWGIPYGADVPYNYLFLWSYQVFGMFIHAILNIIVESQVGYLLTVADLQLDFLARRFSKLTCSYGSTIENLKYRELFIRFVQHYNNVNWFVRDIEHVYSKPMFAQFCASAASICATAYRLSMVNLREDFSLVLTSSLYLLALIYQIFLQCYFSNEVTLKSSRLTYALYSCEWYNLTSKNSKEIEMMMIRSQRPIRIMAGGLIYCDLKSLSSTLNIAYSVFCVLQRRKQAPDHI from the exons ATGCTGTTTTTGGTGGCCTTCTTCTTGATTTACCTGGGAACGATACTGGCAGGATTGCTGATCACTAACACCATCGATCAATTATTCTCCGAGGCACTGTACATGTCACTTACGGAAATTGCCATGGGTGTTAAGACGTACCATTTGTTCAAACATTTCTACACTATTTACCATCTGCATCAAGTAGCAATTTCAAAAGATTTCCAACCTGTTAATGAAGAAGAATCGCAACTGGCTCGCAAGTTACTCTGGAAAGTCAACTTTTGTTATCTGTTATATCAGACATGGGTTGTTTTAATAAACCTGTCAGCTATATCACTCCTTTTCGACGGGCAATACAAATTACCTTACTTTTCCTGGGTATGGGGTATACCGTACGGTGCCGATGTGCCTTACAACTACCTATTTCTATGGAGCTATCAAGTTTTTGGTATGTTCATTCACGCTATTTTGAACATAATAGTTGAATCACAAGTAGGATATCTGCTGACGGTAGCCGATCTGCAGCTAGACTTTCTGGCTCGCAGATTTTCGAAACTAACCTGTTCCTATGGATCGACAATTGAAAACTTGAAGTACCGCGAACTGTTTATACGGTTTGTACAACATTACAACAACGTCAACTGGTTCGTACGGGATATTGAGCATGTTTATTCAAAACCCATGTTTGCTCAATTCTGCGCTAGTGCTGCTAGCATTTGTGCAACCGCTTATAGGCTCTCTATG GTGAACCTCAGAGAAGATTTTTCATTGGTGCTGACATCGTCACTTTATCTGCTCGCGTTGATATACCAAATTtttttacaatgttacttcAGCAATGAGGTAACTTTGAAAAGCAGTCGTCTCACGTATGCACTGTATTCCTGCGAATGGTACAATTTaacttcaaaaaatagtaaagagaTCGAAATGATGATGATCCGTTCGCAACGGCCAATCCGCATCATGGCTGGTGGATTGATATATTGTGATTTGAAATCACTTTCATCG ACGCTCAACATAGCTTATTCGGTGTTTTGTGTATTGCAAAGGAGAAAACAAGCACCGGATCATATATAA
- the LOC128739580 gene encoding odorant receptor 94b-like has protein sequence MYLSLTEIAMGVKTFYIFINFHTVYRLHQMAISKQFQPICEEELRPAQSLLSKVNFCFMAYFIWVFVTVATAVPSFFDEKYELPFFTWVLGIPYGSDMPYNFYCLWIYQISGLFMHGIFNVAAELQVGYLLTVARIQLDFLTRRFASLSRANETSQHRESFIECVQHYTVVEKFVRDFEHVFSKPMFAQFCASGASICATAYRLSSVNLSEDFSSVVTMTLYLLALMYQIFLQCYFGNEVTLKSEHLTHALYSAGWYKLVPRLRKDIQMMMIRSQRPIKLKAGGYIYCNLKSFTSTLNLAYSVFCVLQRRKQSIRYD, from the exons ATGTATCTGTCGCTCACAGAAATTGCCATGGGCGTGAAAACGTTctacattttcattaactttcatACCGTGTATCGACTGCATCAAATGGCCATTTCCAAGCAGTTTCAACCGATTTGCGAAGAAGAATTACGACCAGCGCAGAGTTTGCTATCGAAAGTCAACTTCTGCTTTATGGCGTATTTTATATGGGTATTTGTTACTGTGGCAACCGCTGTTCCCAGCTTTTTCGATGAGAAATATGAACTGCCATTTTTCACCTGGGTTCTGGGTATTCCATATGGTTCGGACATGCCGTACAATTTTTACTGTTTATGGATATATCAGATTAGTGGGCTATTTATGCACGGAATTTTCAACGTTGCTGCAGAATTACAAGTGGGATATCTACTGACGGTTGCAAGAATTCAGCTGGACTTCCTGACACGGAGATTTGCAAGTCTAAGCCGGGCTAATGAAACCTCACAGCATCGTGAATCTTTCATCGAATGCGTACAACACTATACAGTCGTCGAAAAGTTCGTTAGGGATTTTGAACACGTTTTTTCAAAGCCGATGTTCGCGCAATTCTGCGCAAGTGGGGCCAGTATTTGCGCTACGGCATATCGGTTATCATCG GTTAACCTGAGTGAGGATTTTTCATCCGTTGTCACCATGACATTATACCTTCTAGCATTGATGTACCAAATATTTCTACAGTGTTACTTTGGCAACGAGGTAACTTTGAAAAGTGAACATCTCACGCATGCTCTCTATTCAGCAGGGTGGTACAAATTAGTTCCAAGACTCCGAAAAGATATTCAAATGATGATGATTCGCTCGCAACGGCCAATTAAATTGAAAGCAGGTGGATACATATACTGTAATCTAAAGTCATTTACATCG ACTCTCAACCTGGCTTACTCGGTTTTTTGCGTACTGCAGAGAAGGAAGCAATCAATACGTTATGATTAG